The window GTTCCCCAAAGCGCGATCGCTAGCTTCTGGGTATTGCTCAGAATTGCCGCATAAGCCATAAACCCTGCTCTAAAGTTAATTATTATTCGCTCGTATAAATTTGTTACTGATGTAATTTTCCGTCCAATACGAGACGCACAGAATAAAGATATTTTTAAATTATGGTTTTCGACTAGTAGGCTAATTAATTAGAGTCAATTAGAGACAAATAAATCTAAATAACTTTTAGGCAGATAACAGAGATTCACCATAGACTAAGTTGAACTTAGAGTGTTGGCTTTACTACCGTTGAGCTTTTTCTCTTTTTTTTGCTTTTTGACATTTAACTGAGGTTTGCTTTGCCGGTTTTTGGAATAAAGTACCGTGCATTAGTTTAGTTGTATAGGCGATCGCCATCAAACTAGTAATCAACCCAATTATTGAAGCGGTAATTTGCTTAGGATCTTCACTACCAGAGAGCAAATTAGTTCCCACTGAAGCTAAATAAACATACAAAGCAATTACAGGCAGCATTGCCAACCAAGAAACAAACAAATATTGCCAAAAATTAATTTTAGTCAAACTAAAGCCGTAATTTAGGATGTTGGACGGTACGATGGGCGACAGGCGAGTTAAGAAAACTATTTTCCATCCTTTTCTGGCTACTGCGCGATCAAATTCGCCCCAGTGAGGACGTTGCGAAATCCATTGACTAACCTTTTTGCGAGCCACTGTACGACCTAACAAATAACATATTGCCACACTTAAGGTATCGGCAAACGAGACTACGATTAAACCAGGAACAAAGCCAAATAAACTTCCCGCAGCT of the Coleofasciculaceae cyanobacterium genome contains:
- a CDS encoding TVP38/TMEM64 family protein yields the protein MVFLQEWLFHAQHWLSSLGYLAYPAFASIYLSATLFGLPAIFLFLAAGSLFGFVPGLIVVSFADTLSVAICYLLGRTVARKKVSQWISQRPHWGEFDRAVARKGWKIVFLTRLSPIVPSNILNYGFSLTKINFWQYLFVSWLAMLPVIALYVYLASVGTNLLSGSEDPKQITASIIGLITSLMAIAYTTKLMHGTLFQKPAKQTSVKCQKAKKREKAQR